In the Arthrobacter sp. CDRTa11 genome, TTTTAGGCTCTTATCGGACAACAGTCAACCTTCAATGACTTTTGTGCGCGTGCCGGACAGGGTCCGGCCGCAGTAACCGAATCCCAGACTTCGTTAGTGACAGACTCCAGCGAGATGAAACGGAGTCCTCCGGTCCCTTTGCCGGGTCGGGAAACTGAGCAGAACGGTAGTACAACAGCGTTAGCATTACCTGCCCCGTCCTGATGGGGGAGCGGTGTAGGGCATTGGCAGGGAAGTCCGTCGTTGGTGCGGCTAACGGGCTATGTGGACCCTTGCCGCCCACAGACTCTTGGTGAGTTCGTTCGAGCGGTTGGCCCGTTGTGCGGTTTCCGCTGCCTGGAGTGCTTGGACGTCGCGTTTGGTCTGGAGATATTCGTGAGTAATCACTGCTCGCTTCGCCCACATAGCGCTCCAGACGGGTAGCCACTCGTGCCGGTACGACCACGATCGGTGCGTAGACGCCGTGGGTGTACACAGTGGGCGGGCGCGGTATATGAGCCATCAGCAGACAGGCCTTGGTCGATCATCCGACTGTTCCTTTTCCCCGTCGCTTTGCGGCGAGCCGTCATGTCGCTACGCCCCGCCTGCTCCATGAAGTCGTGAGCTCAAACTGCTCATTCCACTGGAAAACGACGGACGGAGCACCAGATGTTTCTGGCAGCGGTGGATCCTGGTATCACCCCAAATGCGAACTTTCCCTTTCTTGAATCCCTCAAACAGATCGGCGGAGGGATCCTCGTCGGCGCTTTCATTGTCATCGCCATCGTGGCGATCATCGGGGCCGCGATGCTCTTGGCCGGCAAGCTGAGCCAATCGTCGCGCCTCGCCTCAGGCGGTGGCTCCATCCTGCTGTGGACAGGCCCAGTGGCCGCGATCCTTGGCGGCATCAACGGCTACATCCTCTGGTCCCAAAGCGCATTCCCGCTCGGGTTCTAGGTCCCATCGATTATGCCAGTTCAATGCGACCTCAATGGCTGGTGGCCGCCCGGATGCGGACTCGTCTCGCAGGCCAACGATGGTGTTCAGGGCGCTATCACCTCCCTCTTCGCGAACATTCTTCAAAATACTGCGTCGTGGATGTGGGCCTTCATCACAGGCGCTTTTAGTGCATCGGAGATCGACGATTCGCAGTGGACCTCCATCCGAGGCCTGACAAACTGGTGGGTCATTGTGATGATGACGCCCTTGGTCGTCGTGATGATCCTCCAACTACTTTCGGGTCTGATTAGCCAACAACCGAGGCGCCTGGTCAGGGCGCTGGTTGGCGGCGCAGCTGCGATACCCATGGTGGCCGGGGCAGTTTACGTGGTTCGTCAGCTCACACGGGTCAGCGACTCGGCGTCGACTGCACTTCTGGACTCGATGGGAACGGATCCCTATGTGGTCTTCATGCGGCTCTTTGGCTTCGAGCGTGCACCAGCCGGCTCCGACAGGGAGTGGAATGTCATCTCGCTGGCTCCAGGTACAGCGGGGGGCGCCGCTGGAGGGGTGATTGTCACTGCGATGGCCGTCATCGTTGTATGGATTTTGGCATTTATTCTCATGTGCTCGATGATCTTCCGATCGTTCGCACTCATTGTGCTTGCCGCCGTCGCGCCAGTCGCTTTAATGCTTATGCCGTGGGAGAAGACGAAGACGTGGGCCAGGCGCTGGTGTGAGATTGTCGTTGCCCTGTTGCTCGCGAAACCACTCGCGGCGACAGTGCTGGCAGTGGCAATCAAGCTCTTTGCGGATTCGACGTCGTTCGCCGGACTCGCCGCCGGCACTGTCGGGATGGTGCTGGCTTGTGGCGCACCGCTGATGGCCTTGAGGCTCGTCAGCTTCGCAGGCGGCGAGTTAGCGGCAGCGGCGCAAACTGCTGGTGGCGGGCACGTCCTATCACGGAGCAGTAGTGTTGCCGCCCGGCAGATAAGCCGCCAGGCAGGCGGCCGGCTTACCCTCGCCTCAATGATTGGGCGCTCGTCGGTGACGCGGCCGATCCAATCCAGCCGTGCACAGTTTCCAACGCGAGCGCTGCCGGCCGGTATGTCATTGCCGGTGTCCTCGAAGGCCCCGACGCCGTCGCTAGGGTCTGGCAGACTCGCTCCCACTTTCGACGACACGGGTCCAAGTTCCGGGATGCTTCCCCAGTCATGGGAGGCCCCTGGTTCCGGGCGTGAAGCCGCTGGAAGCCACGCCCGATCCGCATCAAGATTAGCCACCGCGGTGAGCCCAAGGAACGCGGCCGTTGATACGGAGCGGCCGCTGCCATCTCATGTTCCCGACCGCGGGAATCCGGTGCTGAACATGCCGGCGACGCCACCGCCTCCAGTCCACCCCCAACCAAAAGTCGAACCTCCATCAGGTGGTAAATCCGATGTCTGAAAGTTCACGGACTCTAGAAGCCGTCAAGTTTCCCCGGTACGAGCGTCGTGGTTTGTTCATGGGATTGAAGTGGTACCAATTGTTGCTGCTCGCGGCCGGCGTTTTTACGGGGAGTGTGGCCTCTGCCGTCGGTGGACCAGGCGGCCTGTTCACCTCCGGACCCATGTGGCTGTCGCTAATGCTTCTCGGTCTCCTGCAGTATTCGCGGATCCCCTATCCGGTCTGGGCCACACAGATCATCGTGTTTTTCTACCGCTCTGCAATCAGGCAGACCCGCTTCCTGGCACGGCCTGAAAGCGCGCTTCTTGCTGGGCGGCTAGTGCTTCCTGGCGGTCTGGGCAATCTGGAGTTCCGTCGTGCGGCTAAAGGCGAGTGCTTCATTGTGGATCCCAAGGGCAGGGAAGCGATAGCGGTGCTGCGCTGCACCACAAGGTCCTTCGCCCTCCTCGACCCCGATGACAAGGCGTGGGCCGTACAGGCCTGGTCGCGCGTACAGGCGGGGATGGCCCAGCGGTCAAGCATCGCGAGAATCGCAGTGCAGGACTACACCGTTCCCTACCCTTCAACGGCCCTCCGTGACTTCTATGACCGCAGCGTGCAGCGGAAGTCCGACGCCGTCGGTGGGCTGACATGGGGTGAACAGGCTTACGAGGACCTCATGGCCGCCGCCGGTTCCGCCATGAGTCACGACCTTCTGGTCACGGTCGTGGTGGACACAGCAAAGGCCCGGCGCCGGATCAAGGAGTCGGGTGGCGGCCTGGCCGGTCTCGAGCGCGTGCTCCGACTGGAAGTCGAGGCCATGAGCACCTCCTTGGGAACGCACAACGTGAAGGTCGAGCAGTGGCTATCTGAGGACGGGATCCTTGACGTCGTACACGGGGCATTTGATCCTGCTGCAGTGGCAGCGCCGGTCAGTGACGTGAAGGAAGAAATGCCCGCTGCCATCCCGAATCGCCAATCCGACGTCGATACCCAATCAAGAGCTCTGGCTGCGGGGCCAATGGCGGTCGAGGAGCACTGGACGTATGTGCGCACCGACTCTGGTTTCCATCAGACGTTCTGGATCGCCGAGTGGCCGAGGCAAAAGGTATTCCCCGGATTCCTCCATCCGCTGATCTATGTGGGCGAGTTCCGCCACACCGTGACCCAAGTGATCCGAACCGTTCCCACGGTGGAGGCTCTGAGGGACATTCGTTCCGCCCAGGAGGCGCATGAAACTCGACGACGGATCAACACTCGCTTTGACAGGCCGCTCACCCGCGAGCAAAAAGCCGAGGAGGAAGAGGTGGCCCAAAGGGAGGAGGAGATCGTCGCCGGACATGGTGATGTCCGCCCCGCTGCCTACGTGACTATTTCGGCCGCCACGCTCGACGATCTTGCCCGCCACAGGCAGGAACTGGAATCAGCGGCAGCAGGAGCTTTCGTTGAGCTGCGCCTGCTGGCTGGACAGCAATGGGCGGCCTACGTCGCTGGCGCATTGCCCTTTGGAAGAGGATTGCGATGACTCGAAACAAGGAAACGGTTCGCTACACGCCGTCAGGTAATCGCCAGGAGCGGAAGGAACGACGCCGGCAAGAGAGCCTCGCCAACCGTCTACCGCGGGCGTTAGCTCTGCATCGACTTATCGACCTGGCCGACGAACGGCTGGACGCTCCTCGGCTGGGAAGTGACTGGGGGAGCCGAGAGCCCAATTCGTTGCGCGGTCCGCATCGTTTGCGACCGGCGCCACACCGCGCTTCGACCATGACATTTGCGGCCGCCTATCCGTTCATCACCGAATCAGGCCTGGGTCACGAGGGCACGTACATCGGCACGGACGTCTTTGGCTCCGGGGCATTCTCTTACGATCCGTGGATACTCTATGACAAGGGCGTGATCAGCGGCCCCTCGATTGTCGTGATTGGCACTGTCGGCACGGGTAAGTCCATGTGCGGAAAGTCGCTGGTGGCACGATCCATCACGCTGGGTCGTAAGGCTGCGGTCGCATCTGACCCCAAAGGCGAGTGGGGCGCCGTCGCCAAAGCCGTTGGCGGCAAAGTCATCTCGGTGGGACCAGGACGCTCCGCACGGGTCAACCCCCTCGACGAGGGACCCAGACCTAGCGCTCTTACGGAGACTCAGTGGCAGGCTGTGGTGCGTCAACGACGCCGGCATCTGCTGGTGGCCTTAGTTTCACTGATGCGGCAGGGCACGCCGCTGCGACCAGTCGAGCACACGGCCTTGGACATGGCGCTGATGGAGACTGTCGCCCAGAATTCGAATCCCACCCTGCCCATGGTGCTGGACCACCTCTTGAACCCGTCGAAGGAGACGATAGGGCTCGTCGGCAAAGACGGCGGCCTGGCTGTCAGCCACTCATTACGGCGCACCGTTTCCGGCGACTTGGAGGGCATGTTTGACGCTCCCTCGACCGTAGTCTTCGATGCAGACGCGCCGATGATGGTGATGGATACGTCGGCCCTGATAGGTGCTTCCGAACAGGCGCTATCCCTTGCAGCGGCCTGCGGCGCCACTTGGCTGGAGGCGGCGATCACCAACCCCGACGGCGGTAAGCGGCTCGTCGTCTACGACGAAGGTTGGCGAATGCTGGCCGACCCTTACATGCTGGCCAAAATGAGCGAGCAATGGCGACTCGCACGCACTTACGGAATCGCGAACCTGCTCATCATGCACAAGGTGGCTGACCTCAACGAGATTGGCGACAGCACCAGCGGTCACCGGCAAAAGGCCCTTGGCCTGCTTACCGAGGCGGACACCCGGATCATCTACCGGCAAAAACATGACGCCATGCGCCTGACCAAAGAAGCCCTGGGACTAACCGAGGCTGAATGCGAGCATGTGGAGAACCTTCCCAAGGGCGTTGGACTTTGGAAGGTGGGTAACCGTTCCTTCATCGTCGCGAACCGGGTCACCACTGACGAGCTGGAGGTCTTCGGCACTGACGAACGGATGATTTGAGTGGGATCCATGACACGCGGGGGGAGTAGCAGTCCACTGATCACAGCCGGCCTCGTGACGATGGCCGGATACTTTTGCCTGTGCTTTCTTGTTCAGGCGTCAGCCACCCTCGTGGCGAGTTGGCGCTGCGGCGCAGGGAAGCCCTCGCCCTTCAGTCCGGCAGCCGCCGTCGGGCTTGTTATGGACCGGATTGACTGGGTGTTGCTTCAAGCGCCCAACTGCAGCGTCGGCATCGGCGATGTGTGGTGGGTGGTAGGCCCGGTTCTCGTCCTCCTCGCCGCGCTCGCGGCCGGTTCCATCCTGGGCTGGCGAAGATGGAAGCAATCCGGAGCATGGCTTCGCCAGGACATCTTGAAGCGAGACGGCATCGCAGGACGCGCCGAGATCCTTCACGATTACGGTGCCAGAGCCGTCAGGCGACGCGGAAAGTTCACCCGGCCAGGACTTAGCAAACCCAAAATCGAAGACGTGTCATGGACGCTGGGTCGATCACATGGAGTTACAGTCCACGTTTCTACTGAAGAATCCATGGTGATTCAAGGCGCTCCCCGTTCAGGAAAGGG is a window encoding:
- a CDS encoding SCO6880 family protein translates to MGLKWYQLLLLAAGVFTGSVASAVGGPGGLFTSGPMWLSLMLLGLLQYSRIPYPVWATQIIVFFYRSAIRQTRFLARPESALLAGRLVLPGGLGNLEFRRAAKGECFIVDPKGREAIAVLRCTTRSFALLDPDDKAWAVQAWSRVQAGMAQRSSIARIAVQDYTVPYPSTALRDFYDRSVQRKSDAVGGLTWGEQAYEDLMAAAGSAMSHDLLVTVVVDTAKARRRIKESGGGLAGLERVLRLEVEAMSTSLGTHNVKVEQWLSEDGILDVVHGAFDPAAVAAPVSDVKEEMPAAIPNRQSDVDTQSRALAAGPMAVEEHWTYVRTDSGFHQTFWIAEWPRQKVFPGFLHPLIYVGEFRHTVTQVIRTVPTVEALRDIRSAQEAHETRRRINTRFDRPLTREQKAEEEEVAQREEEIVAGHGDVRPAAYVTISAATLDDLARHRQELESAAAGAFVELRLLAGQQWAAYVAGALPFGRGLR
- a CDS encoding ATP-binding protein, whose amino-acid sequence is MTFAAAYPFITESGLGHEGTYIGTDVFGSGAFSYDPWILYDKGVISGPSIVVIGTVGTGKSMCGKSLVARSITLGRKAAVASDPKGEWGAVAKAVGGKVISVGPGRSARVNPLDEGPRPSALTETQWQAVVRQRRRHLLVALVSLMRQGTPLRPVEHTALDMALMETVAQNSNPTLPMVLDHLLNPSKETIGLVGKDGGLAVSHSLRRTVSGDLEGMFDAPSTVVFDADAPMMVMDTSALIGASEQALSLAAACGATWLEAAITNPDGGKRLVVYDEGWRMLADPYMLAKMSEQWRLARTYGIANLLIMHKVADLNEIGDSTSGHRQKALGLLTEADTRIIYRQKHDAMRLTKEALGLTEAECEHVENLPKGVGLWKVGNRSFIVANRVTTDELEVFGTDERMI
- a CDS encoding type IV secretion system protein, producing the protein MPVQCDLNGWWPPGCGLVSQANDGVQGAITSLFANILQNTASWMWAFITGAFSASEIDDSQWTSIRGLTNWWVIVMMTPLVVVMILQLLSGLISQQPRRLVRALVGGAAAIPMVAGAVYVVRQLTRVSDSASTALLDSMGTDPYVVFMRLFGFERAPAGSDREWNVISLAPGTAGGAAGGVIVTAMAVIVVWILAFILMCSMIFRSFALIVLAAVAPVALMLMPWEKTKTWARRWCEIVVALLLAKPLAATVLAVAIKLFADSTSFAGLAAGTVGMVLACGAPLMALRLVSFAGGELAAAAQTAGGGHVLSRSSSVAARQISRQAGGRLTLASMIGRSSVTRPIQSSRAQFPTRALPAGMSLPVSSKAPTPSLGSGRLAPTFDDTGPSSGMLPQSWEAPGSGREAAGSHARSASRLATAVSPRNAAVDTERPLPSHVPDRGNPVLNMPATPPPPVHPQPKVEPPSGGKSDV